In the Malaclemys terrapin pileata isolate rMalTer1 chromosome 12, rMalTer1.hap1, whole genome shotgun sequence genome, one interval contains:
- the LOC128846953 gene encoding olfactory receptor 14A16-like translates to MSNQTMVTEFLLLGFSDIQELHILHFVVFLVIYLVGLMGNLLIITVVALDHHLQTPMYFFLMNLSIIDLGSISVTIPKSMVNSIMNTRSISYPGCVTQVFLFVVFIAADLALLTIMAYDRYVAICQPLHYDRVMNRRSCVQMAVSAWITGIVYSALHTGNTFKLPFCQSNVINQFYCEIPQLLKLACSDSYLREVGLLAFSVFLSLNCFVFIIMSYVQIFKVVMRIPSEQGRHKAFSTCLPHLTVVSLFLCTGFFEYLKPTSSSASNMDLMMGVLYTLVPPIMNPVIYSMRNKEIKAALKKLIVWRLFTKN, encoded by the coding sequence atgtccaaccaaacCATGGTGACCGaattccttctcctgggattctctgacaTTCAGGAACTGCACATTTTGCACTTTGTGGTGTTTCTAGTGATTTACCTGGTAGGCCTGATGGGGAATCTTCTCATCATCACAGTCGTAGCCCTCGACCACCATCTTCaaacccccatgtacttcttcctgatgaatctgtCCATTATAGACCTCGGCTCCATCTCTGTCACTATCCCCAAATCCATGGTCAATTCCATCATGAACACCAGGTCAATTTCTTATCCTGGATGTGTCACCCAAGTCTTTCTCTTCGTAGTCTTCATTGCAGCTGATCTTGCCTTACTCACCATCATGGCATACGACCGATACGtcgccatctgccaaccactgcactatgacaGAGTGATGAACAGGAGatcttgtgtccaaatggcagtgAGTGCCTGGATTACTGGTATTGTCTACTCTGCACTACATACCGGGAACACCTTCAAGTTACCCTTCTGCCAGTCCAATGTCATCAACCAGTTCtactgtgaaatcccccagctacTCAAGCTCGCCTGCTCTGACTCATACCTGAGGGAAGTTGGACTTCTTGCCTTTAGTGTGTTTTTAAGCTtaaactgctttgtttttattattatgtcttatgttcagatcttcaaagTAGTGatgagaatcccctctgagcagggcaggcataaagccttctccacctgcctccctcacctcactgtggtcTCTTTGTTTCTTTGCACTGGCTTCTTTGAGTAcctgaaacccacctccagctcagcATCAAATATGGATCTCATGATGGGTGTTCTCTATACCCTGGTGCCTCCAATAATGAATCCGgtcatctacagcatgaggaacaaggagatcaaAGCTGCATTAAAGAAACTGATTGTGTGGAGGTTATTCACCAAGAATTAA